GTGACGTCGGCCTGCACGCGCACGGCGGCCCCGGCGGGGTGGCCCAGGCGGTGAACTCGGCGGTGGTGAGCTCGGCGCTGATGTTGTTCGCCACCAACATCCTGCTCACCCAGCTCTACAACACGCTCCTGCCGGCGAAGGTGGTGTGAGATGGGCAGCACCTACACACCCCCGGCGCTGCGCCCGGTGCGGATGGCCGCGAACGTGGCCGCCGTGCCGGTGGCGGCGAACCGCCGGCTGGGACATCAGGTCGTCACCTTCTTCCAGGCGCTGTTCGCGATTCCGTTCGTACTGCGGCACTACCGCAAGGAGGTGCTGCGGCTGACCGCGGATGTCGCGTGGGGCAACGGATCTCTCGTGGTCGGCGGCGGCACCATCGGAGTCATCGTGGCGCTGTGCGGATTCGGCGGCATCACCGTCGGCATGGAGTCGTTCACGGCGCTGAACCTGCTCACCATGAGCCCGCTCACCGGCGCCATCTCCGGCTTCGCCACCACCCGGGAGCTGGCGCCGATCGTCGCGACGCTGGCGTTCGCGATCCAGGCCGGCTGCCGGTGCACCGCGCAACTCGGGGCGATGCGGATCTCCGAGGAGATCGAC
This DNA window, taken from Nocardia sp. BMG111209, encodes the following:
- a CDS encoding ABC transporter permease, yielding MGSTYTPPALRPVRMAANVAAVPVAANRRLGHQVVTFFQALFAIPFVLRHYRKEVLRLTADVAWGNGSLVVGGGTIGVIVALCGFGGITVGMESFTALNLLTMSPLTGAISGFATTRELAPIVATLAFAIQAGCRCTAQLGAMRISEEIDALESIAIRPLPYLISTRMIAATLTIVPLYSVGLASAYLTTKLSVLLLGGTTAGTYDHYFHQFLLGPDVFWSLLKVVVFVLVSTFIQCYYGFVATGGPEGVGVAAGRAIKMVIVVTVFTDLFMTLAIWGIDPGFRISG